The genomic interval AAGCACTTACGGAAATGGCGGCATGAAAAACACGCATAAAAAACAAGAAATTGATGGATAGTAGTACGAATATCTGGAGACCTCCCTGCTGACCAAGTCTTCAGAAACAGCATTCTCTGAATGGGAAGATATTGAGGAAGACCTCTATCATTAAAACGGAAAAAATCACAGTAATTCACCAGTCCTTGGTTCGGAAAGAACTCGGTTCCCTCTCCTTTGAATTAATGCAACAAGTTAGAAAAATACTTCGTAAAACGCTGGAAATTGAATAAAAGAGGCAGGGTAAGTATATCCCGCAATCCGCAATCGTCTTAATGGCCTATTGATTTTTTGCTATGCGATGTCAAGATTAGATCCTGCTGTCCCATGAAAATGGGCAATTGCAACATGCCACAGTGCAACGACTCAAAAAGGCGCGTTTTGGCAAAATGGCTCTTTTTCAGCAGAATCAAGATTAAAGATCTGACCCCATGACAGCCATTGAGACAATGCAGAAAACCAAGAAAATGGCAATGTAATTAAATACTGAATTAGCAAATTTTTATTGTACAATGGCTTATCCTGTCTCGGAACTTTATGATATAGCCATAAAGGAGGGTTGGGATTTGCCAAAAGAATGGCATGGATATTCACAGCATTCTTATGAGACCATACCTTTACCGACAAAATATATTAGCGCAAGGGGTGTTTTGAAATTTCGAGACGAGGCCTTTTGTAAATATTTCAAAAATGCAGCTTATATGATGGAAGGAAAATTTGGGAAAGAAGTTAAAGAACATATTCAGGAAATGACGAAGACGAGATTGAAAAGAAAAATTCTTGAAACAGGACGTTATCCTTTTTCTGAATAGGAATCGGCATGAAGTGCCTCTTTGCAGACGCTCGATTCAGTAGTATTTAAGGAATAAAATAATGAGCTGGAGGAGTAAATGGATAAGGTAATATTCAATGACAACGAAGAGAAAGCTGTTTTGAAACTTAAAGAGGTTTTGACGGAAAGATTCAAGCTTCTGGACTTTCGGGTTTTTGGCTCAAAGGCACGTGGCGAAGCCTTGCCTGATTCCGATATCGATGTCATGATAAAAATTGATGAATATTCACCGGAAATTGAGTCGGCAATTGACGATCTTGTATATGAACTAAACCTCAGCTATGACTGTTTTATATCGGTTATCATCTTCAGCAAAAAAGAGATAGAAGAAGGTCCTATGAGTGAGTCACAGATATATAAGGCGATCGAAAGAGAGGGAATTAAGGTTTGATTCCTGATGATAAGAAAGATGCCCTCGCAAGATACAGGATAAAACAGGCAGAAGAAAGCCTTGCGGAGGCGAAGTTTCTCTTGGTAGGCAAGCAGAGTCCCCGCTCTGTGATCAATAGGTCATATTATTCAATGTTTTACGCTGTATCGGCTTTACTTGTGTATGAACAATACTCATCTTCAAAGCACAGTGGTGTTTTGAGTTATTTCAATAGACGTTTTGTAACAGGCGGTATTTTCAGTGAAAATCTCGGACGGTCTATAAACAAGGCATTTGAATTAAGACAGCGAGGAGACTATCGTGAGTATTTTGAATTGACTTATGAACAGGTTGAACCTTATATTTCTGAGGCGGAAGTCTTTATAAATGCGGTGAAAAACTATTTACAGAAAATAACAAAACCCGCTGCTGAACAGAATGAACATTGAAAGAGAGCGATTTTAGTGGGTGATCCACCTATTGAAATGCCAGTAGAATGGGATAAATATGTAGATGAACCATTAACAGAGAAGGAACTGGAAAGGTTGTGGCAGAGCGTAAACAGGCAATCGCCCTTTGGGGATATTATCTGGCAGCAAAAGGTATGCAAAGCATTATGGATTAGAATCGACCATAAGACCTGTGGAAAGGCCAAAGAAAAATGAGGAAGGCAAGAAAAAGTAGCCTGTCCCCTTTCCCTGCCTTTCCCTTTCAAAAGAATGGCATGGATATTCACAGCACTCTTATGAAACATTACCTTTACCAACAAAATATATTAGCGCAAGGGATGTTTTGAAATTTCGAGACGATGCCTTTCCTAAATATTTTGAAAATCCAGTTTATTTAAAAATGATAGACGAAAAGTTTGGGAAAAAAGTCAAAGAACATATTCAGGAAATGACAAAAACCAAATTAAAAAGGAAGTTAATTGAAAACCAATTCTAAAAATAACCAAAAACATAGTTTGGTTTTAAAAAATATTCAGTTAATAGTATACGATTTTGATGGTGTTATGACAGACAATAAAGTTATCGTACGAGAAGATGGGCTTGAAAGTGTTGTTGTTAATCGGTCTGATGGTCTGGCAATAGAAATGATAAAGAGTAAGGGAATAAAACAAATTATATTGTCAAAAGAAAAAAATAGGGTTGTAGAAATGAGGGCAAAGAAGCTTGGTATTTCGGTCATTAAAGGCATAAACAACAAAAAAGAAACCCTTATTTCTTACTGCAAAGAAGAAAATATTCAACTCAATGGTGTGGTTTACATAGGAAATGATATAAATGACCTTGAGGCTATGAAGATGGTAGGTTATCCCATATGCCCTTTAGATGCATATGAAGAAGTGAGAGAAATATCAAAGATTATTCTTGATGTTCCAGGTGGAAATGGAGTGGTTAGAGATTTCTTAAAATATATAAAGATTGATTGTAATCAAGGGGATACATAATGAATACAAATCCGTATGTAAATGAAGAAAAGTTGCCATTTATAATTGCTGAAATAGGTATAAACCACAACGGCAGTGTGGAAATAGCCCAAAAGCTAATCGATGGGGCAGTCTTCGCGGGTTGCGATGCCGTAAAATTCCAAAAAAGAACAGTAGAAAAAGTATATTCAAAAGAAGAACTCGATAAATATAGAGAAAGTCCTTGGGGAACTACAAATAGGGAACAAAAACTGGGTCTAGAATTTGGTAAAGATGAATATGATGAAATTGCTATGTATTGCAAGGAAAAGGGAATCTATTGGTTAGCATCAGCTTGGGATTTAGATAGTCAAAAGTTTTTAAGGCAGTACAATCTTAAATATAATAAGATTGCCTCTGCTCTGCTCACGTATAAAGAATTGTTGGAAATGGTTGCAGAAGAAAAAAAATATACGTTCATTTCTACAGGAATGAGCACCATGGAAGAAATAGAACGAGCTGTTAATATATTTAGAAAAAGAGATTGCCCTTTTGAGCTTATGCATTGTAATTCCACCTATCCTATGAAGGACGAAGATGCAAATCTCAGGATGATTCAAGTATTGCGTGAAAGGTTCAACTGTAAAGTTGGATATAGCGGTCATGAAGTAGGATTAATAGTATCCTGCGCTGCTGTAGTCTTCGGGGCAACTTCGATTGAGCGACATATAACACTTGATCACGCCATGTATGGTTCTGATCAGTCAGCCTCTGTTGAGGTAACGGGGTTCTGGAAATTAGTAAAATATATTAATGCGATTACGTTGGCAATGGGAGACGGTATCAAAAAGGTAACCGAAGAAGAAAAAAAAGTTAAGGCTAAACTAAGAAAATATGAATGGGACTGATTCACATTAAATATGGAGACAAAACGTGTAGCGATTGCTGGTTGCGGCAATGTTTCGGGTGACATCGACAATGATGCTAAGAAGAGGCATATTTATGGCCATGTAAAGGCAATCGGAATGGTAAAAAAACTTAAGCTCACGGCCTGTTGCGATATAAACGAAGGCCGGTTAACAGCATTTGCCCAGAAGTGGAAAATTTCACGTTCTTATCTGGATTTGCAAGAGATGCTGCGCAAAGAACCAATCGATATTCTCGTTATAGCAACTCCAACAAAAACTCATTATGAAAATGTCCTCTTGGCTTTGTCGAGCGATGTTAAGGTGATATTTTGTGAGAAACCAATTGCATTCGATCTCTCGCAAGGTGTTGAACTGGTGAAGAAAGCGGAAGAATCTGGGAAATTGCTGGTTGTTAATTACATGCGGAGATGGGATGAATTTTATGCCGAATGTAAGAACTTGGTAGAAAGCGGGAAACTGGGGAGGATCGAGACAATCGTTGCTTATGTAGATACTGCTTTTTATATGAATTCAAACCATATGCTGGATATGCTCATTTATTTTGGTGGCGATGTCCTTTCATGTGTGGGGCATATTGACAGGATTAATAATACCAGAGTTGTTCATGATGAAAAAGATTTTGGAGGCATTGCTTTTATCAAACACAAAAATGGTATTATCAGCTTTGTAAAAGCTACCGGCGAGTCACAGAGAAACCATTTTTTCGAACTTGATATTCAATGTACAAAGGGGAGGCTTAGGATATTGGATGATGATATGAGATATGAGGTGTATAAGTTCAGGGAGAGTCCTCAGCATAAAGGGTTGGATGAACTGGCCATTGACTATACCAAAGTTAATGATATTAAAAGTGAGCGGGTAGTTAATGCCTATCTCGATATCCTGGATTGTATCGAAAACAAAAAGGAACCTAAAATTACTGCTAAAGAAGCACTGAAATCATTGGAGTTGATTAATTTAATCTATAAATCAAATTCTATAGGTCATTTACCAGTAAATTCATCGCTATAAGAAAGATTATGAAAAATAATAGATTAGCTATTCATGGAGGAAAGCCGCTCAGAACAAGAGAGTTCAGGTCAAAACCCTTTATTACAAAGGAAATGATAGATGGTGTCAAATCCTTAATGCGTGAAGGTAGACTGACAAGGTTTATTGGCTCTCCTGTACCGGGCACCCATGAAATTATCGGGCTTAAAAGCTCTGAAGTAGAGGGTCTTACCAATAGCGTTTCTTTTCTTGGTGGGGCAAGCGTGAGAAAACTTGAGAGTAAATGGTCGGGATTGCATAAGGTAGATTATTCTATATCAGTAAACTCGGCGACATCAGGGCTGACAGCAGCAATTATGGCCCTTAATATAGGGCCTGGAGATGAAGTTATGTGTTCTCCATTTTCATTTACAGCCTCAGCGACTTCGATTGTTCTTGCCAATGCAATTCCTGTGTTTGCTGATATTGATTTAGATACGTTCTGCCTGTCTCCTGAGGCTGTTGAAAAGAGTATCACACAATCTACTAAGGCAATTATGCCCATCCATTGGAATGGTAATGCCGGGAATCTGGGTGCAATAATATCGATAGCAAAGAGAAAAGGGCTCAAGGTAATCGAAGACGCAGCACAGACACCTGGCATATTATATAAGGGCAAATTTCTTGGTACTTACGGTGATGCCGGAGTTTTCTCGCTCAATGAACCAAAGAATGTAATGACAGGCGAAGGAGGAATAATTGTTACCAATAGCAAAGAAATAGCTATAAAATGCAGGCTCATTAGAAATCACGGTGAGGCTGTTGTTAATGAAAACTCACCGGATGATCTGGTAGCCAATGCAATCGGCTACAATTTCAGGTTGGTCGAATTATTAGCTGAAATAGGCGTTGCACAGTTAGATCATCTTAATAATTTGAATAAGATAAGAGAAGAAAATTATACCTATCTGGTCAAAAAGCTCATATCAGAATTCGGTGAATATCTCAAGCCTCAAAAAATTACTCATCCGAAGTCTTATTCACCTTATACTGCGGGTTTCCGCTGGATGAGTAAAAAATCAAAAATACACAGGAATATAGTGGCGGATGTCCTTCGCGCAGAAGGAATACCGGTTGCAAGTGGAGTAGCAAGGCTCATGTCTGATAACCCGTTGTTCCAGCGGCAGCTAGCATATGGAAAAGACCATTGTCCTTTTTCGTGCCATTTGTATAAGAGAAGAGGAAAATATTCCATCCCTGACATGCCGAATGCAAGAAGACTGCAGGATGAAGAATATTTAGGTTTTTTCCAGGTAGGATGGCCAAATACGATTAAAGATATGAATGATATTGTTAAGGGATTTAGAAAGATTATGGCAAATAAAGACTCTTTATCCCGAATGCCTGTTTTATCAAAGGCGAATATATTTACATCTGGGAGATAGAGATGAAGAATGAGGTCTTGGTTGTAATCCCCGCCCGTGGAGGGTCGGTTCGTGTTCCGAAGAAAAACATAAAAATGCTTAACGGCAAACCATTAATTGCCTACGTTATCGAGGCTTCCAGAAATGCAAGGACTGTTAGCCGTATAATTGTTTCAACGGATGATGCTGAGATTAAAAATGTCACAACTAATCTTGGGGCAGAGGTTCCTTTTAAAAGACCGGCAGATATCTCTGAAGATGTCCCTACAGAAGATGTGATTATACACGCTGTCAAGTGGCTTAATGAGAATGAGCGTTATTTTCCGGATATAGTTGTGACTCTGGAACCGCCATCACCTTTCAGAAAATCCGAACATATAGACAGATGCGTTAACAGTATCATTGCTGATAAAACAATTGACTCAGCCGTTACAGTCTATTATGCCGGGGCAAACAGGCCTGAATGGATGGTATACGTGGATAAGGATAATTTAATCAGGCCATATACTGATTATTTTAAAAAACAGGGCGAGGCATTATTAAGATTTCCTGCCAGCCAGGAATTTGAAAAATTATATCAGGTTAGTGGTGTGGTTATCGCCTGCAGGACTGAGGTTCTCTTTAAATCCAAGAGTCTGGTTGGTAAAAAATGTGCCGCTGTTGAAATTGATCGAAATGAGACATTTGACCTGAACTACCAAGAAGATTTTGAGATATGCGAGATATTAATGAAAAAACGTTTTCAATAAGTATTATTCATAAAAAAGGAGAGGGATTTGCCTAATTATCTTGAAACCAATTACTTTGAAGATGAATATGCTCAGGACAGGTATCCGCAGAAATTGTGCAATTTTTTGACCGAGTGTTACTTTAAAACGGGAGATTCTGGCAAGATTCTGCTGGACATAGGATCTGGGAAGGGCAACTATCTTGTTGGTTTTTCAAGAAATGGTATGATTGTAAAGGGTTTGGATAAGAGAAGAGAATGTATAAGGATATTACCAGATTTTGATATCTGTGAATGTGACTTGGGAAAAGACCCATTCCCATTTGAAGATAATTATTTTGATTTTGTTTTCTCTAAATCTGTACTGGAGCATGTATATAATACTGAAAATATAGTCAAAGAGACTTATCGAGTGTTAAAACCTGGGGGTATTACGGTACAGTTAACACCTGACTGGGCTACGGATTTTAAATACTTCTGGGATGACCCTACCCATGTAAAACCTTTTACCAGAAAAGGTCTCAGACAGGCCTTTATACTCGGTGACTTTATAGAGGTCGAATGCAAGGAATTTTACCAAATTCCTTTTTTATGGAGACATCCGGGTCTTGTTTTTATTACACGAATTATATCTTTACTGCCGAATTCTCTTAAGTGGAAAGATAAAGAAGAAAGAATTCAAAATGTTCTTATTCGTCACTCTAAAGAGCGTATGCTTCTTTTGAGTGCACAAAAGCCATCTCAGCGATGAAAAATTCCGTGGGAATCATGCAGGGGAGATTATCCCCTCCAGTTGATGGGAGGATACAGGCGTTCCCTTGGGATTGCTGGGAACGGGAATTTTTTCAGGCTAAAGAAATTGGCTTAGATCTGATAGACTGGATTGTAGAAGCAGATAGACTTCATGAAAATCCAATTTTGACTAATCAGGGTAGTAAGACAATAAAGACACTTATGTCAAAGACCGGAATTCGCATTGGTGCAGTATGTGCTGATTATTTTATGGATTGCCCACTCCTGAGATGTTCTCCTTCTGAACTGAAAGAACGTTTGGAAGTACTTGATTTATTAATTGTTCGTTTAAATAACCTTAATATTAAATATCTAGAAATACCATTTGTGGATAATTCCGCGATTAAAGATGCTGCAGAATTAGAGCAGATAAAGCAGGTTATCAAACCGACCCTTGAGAAGGCTTACCAACTCGGGGTAACTTTTGCATTTGAAACCTCACTTCCAGATGAAACATTTAAGGCCTTTTTGCTAAGTCTTAATCATCCTGCAGCAAGGGCAAATTACGATACAGGCAATAGTGCTTCCCTCGGCTATAACCCGAAGGAGGAATTAGAGGCTTACGGTAAGCTGGTAGTTACAGTTCACATAAAAGACCGAATATTAAATGGAGGAACAGTGCCTTTGGGTCAGGGTAATACTGATTTTGCCACATGTTTTTTGACGCTAAGAGCTAAAAAATATGCCGGGCCTTTTATACTCCAGGTAGCAAGATCTGGTGATGAGATCGAATCAGCCAAGGGAAATCTGGCGTTTGTAAGAAAGTATTTGAATGAGTGAGGAACTATGTCAAAAAATAAAATGAAAATTCTATTTATCGGTCTTGGTGGCATAGGGCAGAGGCATTTGAGAAATATTTATGCCAA from Candidatus Kuenenia stuttgartiensis carries:
- a CDS encoding class I SAM-dependent methyltransferase, which translates into the protein MPNYLETNYFEDEYAQDRYPQKLCNFLTECYFKTGDSGKILLDIGSGKGNYLVGFSRNGMIVKGLDKRRECIRILPDFDICECDLGKDPFPFEDNYFDFVFSKSVLEHVYNTENIVKETYRVLKPGGITVQLTPDWATDFKYFWDDPTHVKPFTRKGLRQAFILGDFIEVECKEFYQIPFLWRHPGLVFITRIISLLPNSLKWKDKEERIQNVLIRHSKERMLLLSAQKPSQR
- a CDS encoding nucleotidyltransferase family protein — its product is MDKVIFNDNEEKAVLKLKEVLTERFKLLDFRVFGSKARGEALPDSDIDVMIKIDEYSPEIESAIDDLVYELNLSYDCFISVIIFSKKEIEEGPMSESQIYKAIEREGIKV
- a CDS encoding Gfo/Idh/MocA family protein, encoding METKRVAIAGCGNVSGDIDNDAKKRHIYGHVKAIGMVKKLKLTACCDINEGRLTAFAQKWKISRSYLDLQEMLRKEPIDILVIATPTKTHYENVLLALSSDVKVIFCEKPIAFDLSQGVELVKKAEESGKLLVVNYMRRWDEFYAECKNLVESGKLGRIETIVAYVDTAFYMNSNHMLDMLIYFGGDVLSCVGHIDRINNTRVVHDEKDFGGIAFIKHKNGIISFVKATGESQRNHFFELDIQCTKGRLRILDDDMRYEVYKFRESPQHKGLDELAIDYTKVNDIKSERVVNAYLDILDCIENKKEPKITAKEALKSLELINLIYKSNSIGHLPVNSSL
- a CDS encoding cytidylyltransferase domain-containing protein; amino-acid sequence: MKNEVLVVIPARGGSVRVPKKNIKMLNGKPLIAYVIEASRNARTVSRIIVSTDDAEIKNVTTNLGAEVPFKRPADISEDVPTEDVIIHAVKWLNENERYFPDIVVTLEPPSPFRKSEHIDRCVNSIIADKTIDSAVTVYYAGANRPEWMVYVDKDNLIRPYTDYFKKQGEALLRFPASQEFEKLYQVSGVVIACRTEVLFKSKSLVGKKCAAVEIDRNETFDLNYQEDFEICEILMKKRFQ
- a CDS encoding KdsC family phosphatase; translated protein: MKTNSKNNQKHSLVLKNIQLIVYDFDGVMTDNKVIVREDGLESVVVNRSDGLAIEMIKSKGIKQIILSKEKNRVVEMRAKKLGISVIKGINNKKETLISYCKEENIQLNGVVYIGNDINDLEAMKMVGYPICPLDAYEEVREISKIILDVPGGNGVVRDFLKYIKIDCNQGDT
- a CDS encoding HEPN domain-containing protein; translated protein: MIPDDKKDALARYRIKQAEESLAEAKFLLVGKQSPRSVINRSYYSMFYAVSALLVYEQYSSSKHSGVLSYFNRRFVTGGIFSENLGRSINKAFELRQRGDYREYFELTYEQVEPYISEAEVFINAVKNYLQKITKPAAEQNEH
- a CDS encoding N-acetylneuraminate synthase family protein encodes the protein MNTNPYVNEEKLPFIIAEIGINHNGSVEIAQKLIDGAVFAGCDAVKFQKRTVEKVYSKEELDKYRESPWGTTNREQKLGLEFGKDEYDEIAMYCKEKGIYWLASAWDLDSQKFLRQYNLKYNKIASALLTYKELLEMVAEEKKYTFISTGMSTMEEIERAVNIFRKRDCPFELMHCNSTYPMKDEDANLRMIQVLRERFNCKVGYSGHEVGLIVSCAAVVFGATSIERHITLDHAMYGSDQSASVEVTGFWKLVKYINAITLAMGDGIKKVTEEEKKVKAKLRKYEWD
- a CDS encoding DegT/DnrJ/EryC1/StrS family aminotransferase codes for the protein MKNNRLAIHGGKPLRTREFRSKPFITKEMIDGVKSLMREGRLTRFIGSPVPGTHEIIGLKSSEVEGLTNSVSFLGGASVRKLESKWSGLHKVDYSISVNSATSGLTAAIMALNIGPGDEVMCSPFSFTASATSIVLANAIPVFADIDLDTFCLSPEAVEKSITQSTKAIMPIHWNGNAGNLGAIISIAKRKGLKVIEDAAQTPGILYKGKFLGTYGDAGVFSLNEPKNVMTGEGGIIVTNSKEIAIKCRLIRNHGEAVVNENSPDDLVANAIGYNFRLVELLAEIGVAQLDHLNNLNKIREENYTYLVKKLISEFGEYLKPQKITHPKSYSPYTAGFRWMSKKSKIHRNIVADVLRAEGIPVASGVARLMSDNPLFQRQLAYGKDHCPFSCHLYKRRGKYSIPDMPNARRLQDEEYLGFFQVGWPNTIKDMNDIVKGFRKIMANKDSLSRMPVLSKANIFTSGR
- a CDS encoding sugar phosphate isomerase/epimerase family protein, with the protein product MKNSVGIMQGRLSPPVDGRIQAFPWDCWEREFFQAKEIGLDLIDWIVEADRLHENPILTNQGSKTIKTLMSKTGIRIGAVCADYFMDCPLLRCSPSELKERLEVLDLLIVRLNNLNIKYLEIPFVDNSAIKDAAELEQIKQVIKPTLEKAYQLGVTFAFETSLPDETFKAFLLSLNHPAARANYDTGNSASLGYNPKEELEAYGKLVVTVHIKDRILNGGTVPLGQGNTDFATCFLTLRAKKYAGPFILQVARSGDEIESAKGNLAFVRKYLNE
- a CDS encoding type II toxin-antitoxin system PemK/MazF family toxin; this encodes MRKTSIIKTEKITVIHQSLVRKELGSLSFELMQQVRKILRKTLEIE